The Dermacentor albipictus isolate Rhodes 1998 colony chromosome 2, USDA_Dalb.pri_finalv2, whole genome shotgun sequence genome has a segment encoding these proteins:
- the Naa35 gene encoding N-alpha-acetyltransferase 35, NatC auxiliary subunit, translating to MAEEEHSFLDGARENALLCKNDPPAPTYCWKDITTEFREATSELELGELVHDEMFTLFEAMSAIEMMDPKMDAGMMCNFGNKKVMNFDQALSAGVLKIGDLSPAEHIGIIDSTLACLVTWLEGHSLAQTVFTNLYLHKPHQVEDKVMKAFSICVLKMVDMIKNFVTKAAVFEEEDFQPVVYGFKLAWDVTEVRAAGMMKEIEDELSKKVKATRAKPGEELDSAQLACHEEAVAVYSRIKFCRFFQQALIVFNKKGSDGVEEVERLLQQCLEVLPVLRRTIALGVQPDPNAEGTNRADYPTVMGFEPLVNQRLLPPTFPRYTKIKPREDTMDYLEALIGRLRHVCRIVDCTSFHSAIDFLGEFSKTWPCVLSRSVVQLLYLPCPGKVLGNLTMVDVLKDSVRTFIRPPVLSQRGNNALGNHPHARELVDAFLNHCVRPFTSMVHISGHNRARQRDKLTHLLEELAVLQDEADRLDTVLHSISLKMESSLPHQPPQQLACFTTWVLHHVLRTMIRYLLSGFELELYSAHEYGYIYWYLYEFLYGWMISALSRADAFLMEQEARAEQQRTGRPVKKGKRRKKPCPHSREIFISQAYQNLCGGYYKTLAGFTLDGKLRRPCPEFDKEKVRYEHRFAPFNSILTPPPVQYAQYKEMTDPYKYQPPPTPEDMYLAACKCFQNVRMLLDNVPDLNSELTNVMKVAKTNFVVVKLLLSGHKKDSTILPEFDFSQHKNFPIIRI from the exons ATGGCGGAAGAGGAGCATTCGTTTCTAGACGGTGCCCGAGAAAACGCACTTTTGTGCAAAAATGATCCGCCAGCACCAACATATTGCTGGAAAGACATCACGACAGAGTTCAGAGAAGCCACCAGTGAGCTTGAACTGGGTGAGCTCGTCCACGACGAAATGTTCACACTCTTCGAAGCCATGTCTGCGATTGAAATGATGGATCCGAAAATGGACGCTGGAATGATGTGTAACTTTGGCAACAAGAAAGTGATGAATTTTGACCAAGCTCTGAGTGCTGGTGTGCTCAAAATAGGCGATTTGAGCCCGGCAGAACACATCGGCATAATCGACTCGACACTTGCCTGTCTTGTAACGTGGCTGGAAGGCCACTCTCTGGCACAGACTGTGTTCACTAACTTATACCTGCACAAACCACACCAAGTTGAGGACAAGGTGATGAAGGCTTTTTCCATCTGTGTCCTCAAGATGGTCGACATGATTAAGAACTTCGTCACCAAGGCCGCTGTGTTCGAGGAAGAAGACTTCCAGCCGGTTGTGTATGGTTTCAAATTGGCCTGGGACGTCACCGAAGTCAGGGCCGCAGGAATGATGAAGGAGATCGAGGATGAACTCTCAAAGAAAGTAAAGGCAACCAGGGCAAAGCCTGGAGAAGAGCTGGACTCGGCGCAACTGGCCTGCCATGAAGAGGCCGTGGCAGTTTACTCAAGAATCAAGTTCTGCCGTTTCTTCCAGCAGGCACTGATCGTTTTCAACAAAAAGGGAAGCGACGGTGTCGAAGAAGTGGAGCGCCTTCTTCAGCAGTGCCTTGAGGTTCTGCCCGTTCTGCGGCGCACCATCGCACTAGGCGTGCAGCCCGACCCCAATGCGGAAGGAACCAACCGCGCTGACTACCCAACGGTTATGGGATTCGAGCCGCTGGTTAACCAGAGGCTACTTCCGCCCACTTTTCCCCGTTACACGAAAATAAAGCCACGCGAGGACACCATGGACTACCTGGAGGCTTTGATCGGTCGGCTGCGACATGTGTGCCGCATCGTGGACTGCACCTCGTTTCACTCGGCCATCGACTTCCTTGGCGAGTTTAGCAAGACCTGGCCTTGTGTTCTGTCGAG GTCCGTGGTTCAGCTTTTGTACTTGCCCTGCCCGGGCAAGGTACTTGGCAACTTGACCATGGTGGATGTGCTCAAGGACTCAGTCCGTACTTTCATCCGGCCCCCCGTGCTGTCGCAGCGAGGCAATAATGCCCTCGGCAACCATCCACATGCCCGTGAGCTTGTTGATGCTTTCCTCAACCACTGCGTGCGGCCGTTCACATCCATGGTGCACATCAGTGGCCACAACAGAGCACGCCAACGAGACAAATTGACACACCTTTTGGAGGAACTTGCTGTGCTGCAGGATGAGGCAGATCGCCTCGACACAGTGCTGCACAGCATCTCACTTAAGATGGAGTCATCCCTGCCTCACCAACCTCCACAGCAGCTAGCTTGCTTCACCACTTGGGTGCTGCACCACGTCCTTCGCACCATGATTCGCTATCTTCTCTCAGGCTTTGAGCTCGAACTATACTCTGCACACGAATATGGCTACATCTACTGGTATTTGTACGAGTTCCTCTATGGCTGGATGATCTCGGCACTTTCGCGTGCTGATGCATTCCTGATGGAACAGGAGGCACGTGCTGAACAGCAACGCACCGGGCGCCCTGTGAAGAAAGGCAAACGCCGCAAGAAACCGTGCCCCCACAGCCGTGAAATCTTCATAAGCCAGGCATATCAGAATTTATGTGGTGGCTATTACAAGACGTTGGCAGGCTTCACACTGGATGGCAAGCTGCGGAGGCCATGCCCCGAGTTTGACAAGGAAAAG GTTCGCTATGAACATCGTTTTGCACCCTTCAATAGCATCCTGACACCACCTCCTGTACAGTATGCCCAGTACAAGGAGATGACTGATCCATACAAGTATCAGCCGCCCCCAACACCAGAGGATATGTACTTGGCAGCATGCAAGTGCTTCCAGAATGTGCGCATGTTGCTCGACAATGTGCCTGACCTCAACAGTGAACTGACTAATGTAATGAAAGTGGCCAAGACAAACTTTGTTGTTGTGAAACTTTTGCTAAGCGGCCACAAGAAGGATTCCACAATCTTGCCGGAATTTGACTTCAGCCAGCACAAGAATTTTCCCATCATCAGAATTTGA